The segment TTTTGGTGGTGAATTTCTTTCAGCGTGTTTTACATGCTAAATTCACTACACCACTTGAAATGGTATATTTGGCCTTATCGATTTTGGCTCTTTGCTTGGGCTTATATTTTTTACATAAAAGCTCAAATCATTAGGATTAAAGGATATTTATGATTTTTATAGATGCTTGTTTTGGTAAGCCGACACCTTATACTCCAGTTTGGATGATGCGTCAAGCAGGTAGGTATCTACCTGAATATATGAGAGTGAGAGCCCAGGCGGGAGATTTTCTCTCACTTTGTAAGGATTATAAAAAAGCTAGTGAAGTTACACTTCAACCGGTGGATATTTTGGGCGTGGATGCGGCTATTTTATTTAGTGATATCTTGGTTGTGCCTATGGAGATGGGAATGGAGCTTAAATTTGTAAAGGGCGAAGGGCCTGTATTTCCTAAACCGATTATCTCAATGGATGATTTAGATAGATTAAGTAGCGATAAGGCTGTGAAAAATTTAAGCTATGTATATGATACCATTAAATTAACTAGAGATAAATTGCCACAAGACAGAGCTCTTATAGGCTTTTGCGGTGCGCCATGGACTATTGCTACATATATGATTGAAGGTGGTAGTACTAAAACCTATAATATCTGTAAAAAGATGGTTTATAATAATCCACAATTTCTACATGCGATTTTGCGTAAGGTAACTAACGCACTCAAACTATATTTAGCCGAACAGATCAAGGCTGGAGTCAATGCCATACAGATATTTGATAGCTGGGCTGGAGCATTAGAAAAGAGTGCTTATATGGAATTTGGCTTTAGCTATATCAATGAGATTGTAGATTTCATAAAGAGCGATTATCCTGAGATCGCAGTTATCGTATTTCCTAAGGGAATTAGTGGATTTTTAGAAGATATTAATGGGCAATTTGATGTTTTGGGCGTGGATTGGAGCACACCACTTCAAAAGGTTAAAAAATCCTTAGGCGCTAAATATGTCTTACAAGGCAATATGGAACCAGCGAGATTATATAGCAAAGACGCAATTGATGATGGTGTGGATGAGATTTTATCCATTATGTGTGGCAAAAGACATATTTTTAATCTAGGCCATGGCATTTTGCCAGATATTCCGGTTGAAAATGCGAAATATTTCATCAAATCCGTCCAAGAAAAATCAGCAAAATATATGAAATAATGAGTTATAAATTTATTTTTGGCCCAGTGAGTAGCCGTAGATTTGGCAGCTCTCTTGGAATTGATTTAAGCCCGGTGCAAAAGAGTTGTAATTTTGATTGTTTGTATTGCGAATTAACCAAGGCCAAAGCCGTCCGTACTATAAACAATGAGCCAACAACTAAAGCTATAATAGATGAGTTAAAATTCGCTCTTAATGAGTTTAAAGATATCGATGTTATCACTATTACAGCTAATGGTGAGCCGAGCTTATATAGCGATCTATCAAATTTAATCACTCAGATAAATTCCCTTAAAACAACGCAAAAATCACTGATTTTAAGCAATGGAAGTGCTGTTTTAAACCCTGAAATATCCAAGGCTCTCTTAAAGCTTGATATTGTCAAATTCAGCCTTGATAGTGCCGATCCCAAGACATTTCGCAAGATAGATAGAAGCATAGATAGGATCGATACAGATAATTTAATAGAGCTGATGAGCGAATTTAGAGCGAAATTTAAAGGTGAGTTGGTTATGGAGGTTTTGGTCGTGGCGGGTTATAATGATAGTGATGATGAGTTTATAGCCTTAAATAGGGCTTTTAAAAAGATTTCACCGCATAGGGTGGATATAAGCACAATTGATCGCCCACCTGCTCACAATGCTAGTGGCGTAAGCATCGAAAGACTATACTATCTATCTACTTTTATAGACTCAGCGCCGGTGGCTATCGCTTCTAAAGCGCCCTTGAAATATAAATTTGATTACACTCAAAGTGAGTTAGAAAAGCTCTTAAAGCTTCGCCCACAAAGCTTGTATGATATCGAAAATAACTACACTCAAAACGCAAAATCAAATTTAGAAAATTTAATCAATCAAGGCAAGATTACAGAGTGCGATTTAGGCGGGATGAAATTTTATAGAATTTTATAAATTTTTATAAATTTAAGCTAAATTTAATTGACAAATATCTATTTATTAGATATAATTTCGGCTCATTTATACGATATTCCGGATTAGCTCAGCGGTAGAGTAGTCGGCTGTTAACCGATTGGTCGCTGGTTCGAATCCAGCATCCGGAGCCACTCTTTTATTTTATTTCAAATCTTTTTATTTTTAAAATCTCTATAAAAATCTTAAATTTAATTTTCGGATTTTACTATTTTTTTAACCAAAATAGCATAAATTTAGCTCTCTAATCAAGATAATATTAATTTATGATTAAATATTTCTATTAGTTTGAATTTCTAATTTCATTTTTTTTTTTTTTTTGATAAACTGCCGCCAAAGTTTCGCAGGAGAGATGATGCAAAAACATATAAGAGAAAATGGAAATGTGATTTATGGAGACCTATCTAAACAAGTAAATTTGAAATTAGATTTTAAAGGCAAAAATAATATTGTATTCTTTGCTGGCGGAAGCAGGAATGTGAATATATCGTGTAGAGGTGATAACGCTTTAATATTTATAGGAGATAGGGTTAGGGCTAATGGACTAATTGATATTCTTAGATTTGGACTATGCTACATAGATGATAATTCAACTTATAATGGAACAAATCCTAGAATATTTGAAGCAAAAAATATAATATTTGGTAGAGATTGTATGTTTTCTTGGGGCATTTGGCTCTCGACTTGCGATCACCATTTGATTATGGATAGTCAAACTAATGATAGGATTAACTTTTCTAAAAGCATTTATATAGGTGATCATGTGTGGTGCGGACAAGAAACTGCCATTTTAAAAGGGATTTTTGTAGCTTCAGGTGCGGTAATAGGTGCTAAAAGCGTAGTATCTAAAAATTGTTATTCAAATACTGTCAATGCGGGCAATCCTATCATAGAGCTAAAAAGAGATCTATTTTGGTTGAGAGATGATCCGACCGTTGGTCAATGGACAAAAGAACAAACCCTAAAACACTCAAATATCCCAAATGAAAATTTCAAATACACCTACAACCAAAACGAATTTCTATCACCAAAAGCCATTGAAGAAAAATTAGACTCCCTAAACACAGCACAAGAGAAGTTGGAGTTTGTATATGATGCAATCTATATGAATAAAAACAAAAATCGCTTTGCTTATTTCAAAGATATGCCTTACGATATCCCTTTGCCAAAATACGAAAGCAAATTTAAACTTTTAAAATTTGAAGAGATAGAACCCACCCCACCAAAGCCAACCATACCACCACAACCAACCCCACAAGAGCAGATAAACTCACTCAAAAAAGAGATAAATAAAAAAGATATAGAGATTAAAAATTTAAAAATAACTAACCAAAAAGCCCAAAATATCAAAAATCATCTGAGCTACAAACTAGGAAATGCTCTAATACAAGCGCACAAACAATGGTATAAAGGCGGATATATTAAATTTATATTTGAAGCCATAAAAATCAAAAATGAGCATAATAAAACTAAAATATAGCTTAAAAAGCAGTTAGGCTAGATAAAATCAAGCTTAAATAAGTTGATATAAACTTAGCTAAAATACTATAAATTCGCATAAATATGATATCGCTGATTGAGTGTGGAGAATTTGAGATGATAGCCAAACTTCGCAAGATAAAATTCCACAAAATAAAAATCCCCTGCAAAGTAGAGAAATCTAACAAATAGTTAAATTCAACACTTAAATTTAGTTGAAATTCACAGGATCAATATCAGGCAAAGCACCATAAAATCTAGCGACTTGACTAGCTTTGAGTAGTGGAATATGAGATTGCGATCTTAGCAGTATCTGATAGCGATATTTGGATGCTATCATCTCGATTACACATTTCCCACTACCGATAATCTCTAAATTTGGTATATTTTCAAGCTCTTTTAAGGTTTTTTCCATCTTTATTATAGCTCTATTTTCATCTTTGTCTTCTATTTTTATGCGAAGTAGTCTCATAAATGGTGGGTATAATCCCTCTCTTATGCTCATCTCATCATCTATAAATTGATCGAATTTATCCATATATTTAGCGAAAAATTCGCACTTCAATCCCTGTATTATCACCTTGCCGTGGTCTGCTCTACCGGCTCTACCAGCTACTTGCATAGCTAGGGCTAGGCTCTTGCTTCTAGCTTGATAATCGCTATAATCCAAATGCTCATCAAGGCCCATTATAATCGCTAAAGAGACATTGTGATAGTCGTGGCCTTTGCTTAGCATTTGAGTGCCGACAATTATATCTATTTTGTTTTCGTTGAAATTTTTAAGCAAGGTCGTGAGCTTTTTTTGTGTGGTGATCTCATCTTTGTCAAATTTGGCTATATTAGCTGATGGGAAGTGGCTTTTGAGCTCTAAGAGAAGCTCACTAGTGCCGATTTTGTGAGATTCTAGCATATCGCTATTACAGCTTGGGCATAGATTTGGTATCGCACAGGTAAAACCGCAGTAGTGGCATTTAAGGGCTTTTTGTTTTTTGTGTAGGCTTAGAGATATTGAGCAGTATGGGCATTGTATGCTTTGGGCGCATTTTTGGCAAGTGAGAAATTTGAAATTCGCTCTAGTAGGCAAAAATATTATAATCTGTTTGTGGCTAGCTAGCTCTTTGGCTATGCTATTTAGTATAAGCTCATTAAGCCCAGTTGGGCTATGGTCATAGATATACTCTTTTTGTGAGTTATAAAATTGCCCTTTTAAGCGAAAATGTGGGAATTTCGCATAGCTATTTAGGCTTGGGGTGGCGCTTCCTAAGATACATTTTATCCCAAATTTATTAGCGATATATATGGCTAGATCTTTGGCGTTGTAGTATGGGTCGCTACTACTTTTGTAGCTATCATCGTGCTCTTCATCGACTACGATTAATCCTAAATTGCTAAAAGGCAAAAATAGCGATGAGCGAGCTCCAGCTATTAAATTTATCTTGCCAGAGCTGAAATTTGATAGTAGGGATTTTTTATTTTTGGTTGAAATTTTGGAGTGCCATATACCAACATTATCACCAAAATACGCCTCTAAACGCCCTTGCATTTGTGGGGTTAGTGAGATTTCAGGCATCAAAAATAGAGCTTGTTTGCCACTATTTAAGCACTCTCTTATAAGGCTTATATATATTTCGCTCTTGCCACTTCCAGTATCACCAAAGATTAGGGAAATTTGATTTTGCTTGGCAAATTGCGTGGCTTGTTGTTGGAGTGGGCTTAAATTTGGTGATTTGATAAAGCTATATCGCTCTGGTTCATAGCCACTAAAAGGCTCAAATAAGCCCAAAGCAACGCCGATTTCGCAAGTATAGTAGTGGCTGATGAATTTGGCTAAGGTAGCTTGAAAGGTTGTGAAATTTAAATTTAATCTCTTAGATATTTTGGTGGTTTTGAAATTTGGTTTAGATACACTTTTTATAACGCAGCCGCTCTGCTCTTTGCCTCTTAATACAACGCTCACAATCTCAAATTCGCTTAATTGAAATTCACTTTCATAGGTTAATGGCTGTAAATTTAGGCCTATTATAGCGATTTCGTAGTAGTTCATAGTTTATCGCAGATATCTTTGGGAGATAGGCATTTGATAGTGCCGTTGCTATCGTAGCTAAACTCGGTCTCATCATCAAATATTAATTTATTATCTTCAACTCGCCAGTTATTTAAATTGATTGAGTGTAGAATCTCTGTATTTAGGAGTGGGTCTTGAACTTTAGCGGTTAGTAAAAGAGCGGTTTTTTGGTGGAGAATATTGGCTTGGATTGTGGCTATATCGGTTTTAATTTTAAGCAAATTTGCGTCATTTTTGCTTAAAAACACTCTTGGTGCTGCGATAGCTAATAAAACACCAAGAATAATAATTACAAACACTAACTCAATTAGGCTAAATGCTTTTATCATGTGTAAGGGCTTTGTCAATATTGCCAAGAATAGAGTTTAATTCGCTCTTTTGCTCGTAGTTTTCGTGGCATTTTTTGACAAAAGCAGTAAGTAGATCCTTGATAGCTAGCTGATGCTTATCATCTAAAAGTTTTTTGATATCAGCTTCGAAATAATCAGCAAAATCATCATCAAGGGTGATATTATAATCTTTGGAGGCTACTGTTAGTGTGATTTGTCTCATCTACCAAGTACAGCCTCAACTTGTTTTAATAGATCATCGCTTGCTAAATCTTGATTTTTAAGCTCTTCTTCTAGTCTCATTATTTGGTTTGTTTTGGCTTCATTTTGGGCTTTTACGCTTATTAATTCGTTTCTTAAAGCTTCGTTTGCTTCGCATACTTCTTCGTATTTTAGCATTAATTCAGTAACTTTTGAAGCTAGAGTATTTAATACCTTTTCATTTTCATACATTACATAGTCCTTATTTTATAGTGATAATTTTGCGTAATTTTATCATACCTTTTATAAATATGGTATAAATTTTGGCTATTTTTGAATTTATTAGCTACTAAAAATTAAAATTTTGATTAATAAAAAGATGATAAAATCGCTAAAATTTAAGGTAAAAATATGGATAAATTCGATTTAAATAGCAAATTTTCACCAAATCAAGATCAACAAAACGCAATTGATGGCATTAGCAAGGCTTTTAAGAGTGGAGCCAAATATAGCACGCTTCTTGGTGTAACTGGTAGTGGCAAGACCTTTACTATGGCAAATATAATTAAAAAATTAAATATTCCTACTTTGATTATGACTCACAATAAATCCCTAGCCGCTCAATTATATAGCGAATTTAAGGGCTTTTTCCCGCATAATCATGTGGAGTATTTCATTAGCTATTATGACTATTATCAGCCTGAGGCTTATATCCCAAGGCAAGATCTATTTATAGAAAAAGATAGCTCAATTAATGACGAATTAGAGCGTTTAAGGCTATCGGCTACGGCAAATTTGCTTGAGTATGATGATACTATAGTTATAGCTAGTGTCTCGGCAAATTATGGCTTAGGTAATCCTGCTGAGTATAAAGGGATGGTTATAACGCTAGAGAGAGGCATGCAAATAGGGCAAAAAGAGCTACTTTTAAAGCTTGTAGATATGGGGTATAAAAGAGATGATAGCTTTTTTGAGCGTGGGAATTTTCGTGTAAATGGCGATGTGATAGATATCTATCCGGCCTATTTTAACGATGAGGCGATTAGGCTTGAGTTTTTTGGTGATGAGATAGAGGAGATTTATCATTTTAATGCTTTGGATAATAAAAAAACAAAAGATTTAAATAGATTTATATTGTATGCTACAAGTCAATTTGTTGTGGGTGAAAATCGCTTAAAAGAGGCGATTAAGGGGATTGAAGCTGAACTAGATGAGAGATTGAAATTTTATGAGAGCGAGGGGAGGCTTGTTGAGTATCAAAGGCTCAAACAAAGGGTGGAATTTGATTTAGAGATGCTCTCAACTACTGGTAGCACCAAGGGTGTGGAGAATTATGCTAGGTATTTAACAGGGCAAAAGCCAGGTGAGACGCCATATTCTTTGTTTGATTATTTTGAGATTAAGGGGCAAGATTATTTGGTTATAGTTGATGAGAGTCATGTGAGTTTGCCGCAATTTCGTGGAATGTATGCTGGAGATAGGAGTAGAAAAGAGGTTTTGGTGGAGTATGGATTTAGGCTGCCTAGTGCTTTGGATAATAGGCCACTTAAATTTGATGAGTTTATCGCTAAAAAAGCTAGATTTCTCTTTGTTTCGGCTACGCCAAATGAGTATGAGCTAGATCTATCCAAAGGGCATATTTATGAGCAAATTCTAAGGCCAACAGGCCTATTAGATCCTAAAATTGAGATAATAAGTAGCGATAATCAAGTTGAAATTTTATATGATAGGGCTAAGGCTGTGATAGAGAGAAATGAGCGTGTATTGGTCACAACTCTGACTAAAAAGATGGCTGAAGAGCTAACGAAGTATTATTTAGAATTAGGATTAAAGATCAAATATATGCACTCTGATATAGATGCTGTTGAGAGAAATGAGCTTATAAGAGGGCTTAGGCGTGGGGATTATGATATATTAGTTGGGATAAATTTATTAAGAGAGGGGCTAGATCTGCCTGAAGTGAGTTTGGTAGCTGTGATGGATGCGGATAAGGAAGGGTTTTTACGCTCTAAAACTAGCCTTATACAGACGATGGGTAGAGCTGCTAGAAATGTAAATGGAGCGGTTATTTTGTTTGCTAATAAGATAACAAACTCAATGCGTGAAGCTATAGAGATCACCGAGGCAAGACGCAAGTATCAAGATGATTATAATAAATCGCACAATATAACACCGCAATCAGCTAGTAGAAATATCGAAGATAGCTTAAAAGAAGATGATACGCAAATGCTTTATACCAAAGCCAAAAAATTAGCCAAAATGCCTTCAAGTGAGCGAGCTAAAATAGTAAAAGAGCTAAGAAAACAGATGCTTGAAGCGGCTAAGAATTTAGAATTCGAAAAGGCCGCTGCATTGCGTGATGAGATAGCTAAATTAAGAGAAATTTAGCTAAATTATATTTAAATTTAGTGGCGATTTGGTTGCCACTGATTAATCTGCTATTTTAGTGCATTTTAGGCTTATTTGGTTATCTTGTTGGGTGAATTTATATATGTATTGGCTGGTTTGAAATTCGATATTTGGCTCATATTTTGGCCTTTTGTTTTTGGCGATTTTATCTAGCATCCACTCATAATTATTAGCCACTAATAACTTCATACTCATACCCATCCCGTGATCTAAATTTTTGATAAATTTGCCATCAACTCTGCTTTTATCGCTTACTATATCTAAGGTAGCATCAAAACCTAAATTTTTAAGCTGTTTATAAAATTCGATTTTTTCGCCTATTGGAGCGACTTTGTCATTTTGGACATGGTAGGATTTAAAAATCGGTTTTGGATATTTAGCTTGTATTAAAAGGTGATTAGGCTCATTTGTATCTCTAATCTCATATCTGGAGCGACTAAAGTAGTTTGGGCTTTGTGAATTTGAGGTCCAATGAGTCTTATCCGAGACGCATAGATGGAAGTTTTCATTATCTCTGCTATCACGCCTATATTTCATAAAATCAATCTCTTTACCAAAGCCAATAGTGCGAAATGCCCCACGCTGATAATCTTGTTTATCAAATATATTAGTGCTTAAATTCCATCCACAATTATCCAAAATTCCATCTACAGCCCATGGGGCGTATTTAGCACAAAGATTGGCTATATATCCGCCGTGGCTAGAGCCTACATAAATTTTGGCTAACCCCCACCCATTTGAATTCGCTACTTTAAATGGTGGGTTACTTTGCACATGTAAGGTGGCATTTATCACATCTAAAGCAGCCATTAAACCAAAGTTTTGATACTCATCATTTGGCGGAGTGAGTGTAAGATGAAATGGGAGTTTGAAGGTTAAATTTAATTTGCCAGCTACCTTTTGCATGCCGATGAAATTGTATAAATAGCTATTTAGGTATTCCCAAATTTCATCTGATTTCATCTTGGTTAATTCTACATCATCTGGGATTGGGCGATTAATACTTGAAGCTACTGTTTTTAGGATCAATTCATCTATCTTATCAATGCTAAATTTAGCCCCTGGGGGATTGCTCTTTATAGCAAAATAGTTAGCCGTTATAACCGCTGCGTCCATATCTCTAGCGATACTATGAGCGAGTTTGTCTCTATAATACGAATCCCCATCTTCGCCTAATCCTGGTATAATGGTGATTAAAGATCTAATCTCTTTATTATTATCATAAGTGAGTTTAAACTCAAGCTTTGATTTGCGTTTTATATCTAATTCAGCATCATTTACGCCATCTATTTTATAGCTTTTAGTCCGTATCATCTATCGCCTTTTTGTATTTTAGATTGTTGATTACCCTTATTGTATCTTGAGCGATTGCTAACTCTTCATCTGTAGGGACAATTATGATTTTAATCTTTGTGTCTGCGTGTCCTATTCTGCGTGGTTCATCTTTTGGCTCCATATTTTTATCTTTGTCAATTTTTATACCAAAAATCTCTAATCCATTACACACGGCTTCTCTTACTCTAGCATCGTTTTCACCGATTCCAGCAGTAAATATAATCGCATCAATCTGGCCTAAAATCGCAATATATGAGCCGATATATTTTTTCACTCTTAAAACAAACATATCAAAAGCGAGTTTAGCATTCTCATCTCCTGCGTCCATGCGTTTTTCTATCTCACGCATATCATTTGTGCCGCCTATAGCTAAGAGGCCGGATTTTTTATTCATTATATTATCAACTTCTTCACCGCTTAAATTCGCATTTCTCATCAAAAATGGCATAATCGCTGGATCTATGCTACCACAGCGAGTTCCCATCATTAGCCCCTCAAGTGGCGTAAGCCCCATTGTGGTATCGATACATTTGCCATTTTTTATAGCTGCGATACTAGCACCATTACCAAGATGTAAGGTGATACAGTTAAATTTACTATACTCAATACCTAAAATTTCGGCTCCGGCCTTTGAGACAAACTGATGAGAAGTGCCATGGAAGCCATATTTTCGTATCTTATATTTTTCATAAAATTCAAGTGGCAAGGCATACATATATGAGACTTTTGGCATGGTTTGGTGAAATACCGTATCAAACACAGCTACATTTGGGATATCGGGTCTTAATTTTAGTGTCTCTTTCATTCCTGCTAGGTGCGCTGGATTATGTAGTGGGGCGAGTGGGATTAGCTCTTCTATCTTTTTCATTACGCTCTCATCAATTAGTATAGCATCTGTGAATATATCGGCGCCTTGGACTACTCTGTGACCCACGCCATCTATATCATCTAGGCTCTTAATTATGCCTGAGTTAAATAAAAGCTCATTCATTATATCAATGCCTTGGGCGTGGTCTATGATATGAGTGGCTCTATCTTTTGTCTTTCCACAGGCGGTGACTATCTTGGCGTATGAGTTTTCAGAGCCGATTTGCTCTATTAAACCCTTACACATCACACTTTCATTATCCATATCATATAGTTTGAATTTAATAGAGCTACTACCTGAGTTTATAACCAAAATTTTCATCTACTCTCCTTGAATTGCGCTAATTAAAATTGTATTTATGATATCATCTACTAAGCAACCACGGCTTAAATCATTAATTGGCTTATTTAATCCTTGTAGAATCGGGCCGATGGCTAGGGCGTTTGAGCTTCTTTGGACAGCTTTGTAGCAGATATTACCAGAGTTTAAATCTGGGAAGATAAATACATTGGCATTGCCAGCGACTTTTGAATTTGGTAGTTTTTTGGCTGCTACTACGCTATCAACTGCTGCATCAAACTGAATCGGCCCTTCTACATCAAGGCTTGGGTCTAACTCTTTTAAGATTTTAGTAGCCTCTATCACGCTATCTACGCTAGCTCCGCTACCACTATCGCCTGTTGAGTAGCTTAGCATTGCGATTTTAGGCTCAAAGCCAAACTCACGAGCGATTTGGGCTGTGGATATAGCTGTTGTGGCTAGATCTTTTGGGGTTGGATTTGGGATTATAGCGCAATCTGCGTAGAAGTGAATTTGACCATTTACGCACATTATGAAGCTACCACTTACGCTAGAGACTCCGGGTTTGGTTTTGATAAATTGTAAGGCTGGGCGGATGGTTTGGGCTGTGGTCGTATTGGCTCCGCTTACCATCGCATTTGCTAAGCCTTTATAGACAAGCATAGTGCCAAAATATGTTCTATCTTTGATTAGCTCTTTGGCTTGATCTAGCTCTAAGCCTTTGTTTTTGCGAAGTTCATAAAGTGTGGTGGCAAATTCATCTATCAATTCGCTTTTATCTGGATTTATGATATTTGCTTTTGTTAAATTTAATCCCAAATCTTTGGCTCTTTTGTCTATTTTATCTCTATCACCAAGCAAGGTTATAGATACTGCCTTGCTAGCTAGTAAGATATCGCACGCTTTAAGCACTCTATCATCATCGCTTTCAGGCAAGACTACTATTTTTGGTTTTTGGGCGGCTTTTTGGTATAGAATGGTTTCAAATTTCAATGGAGTTATATAATTGCTCTCTAATGTGGCTATATCATCTATATTTGTAAATGACTTAAAGCCTAAAAATCCGGCTTTATAAGCGGTTTTATCACTTAGCAAAAATGGAGCATTTAAATTCTTAGCTATCAAAGTATCTAGTAATTCATCGTCAGAGCCAACGACTATTATAAAATTATCTTTTATGCTATCAAATTTCGCTATTATCGCTTTTATAAGCTCATTTTCTTTTTGGTTTTTTAAGAGATTTATCGCTTCATCTAAACTAAAAACTCTAAAACTATCTTGATTATCAAAACTAATGGGTAAAAAAGTAACACTTTGGGGTAATTTGGAATTTAATTTAGCTTTAAATTCGCTATTTTCATAGTCACTTTTTAGTATATAAATAGCTTTTAGCATTGTTTTATCCTATATTTGGTATTATTTTGTGTAGTTAATGCTATATTGTATCATAAAATTGAGAGTTATTTATGAAAAGAAGTTCTTTTTTTGTCTTATTTTGTTTGGTTGGTTTTAGTGGTTGTGGAACTGGAGCTAATCCGCATATATCAATGGAGCCACCTGCATATGTAGAAGAGATGCCGAGCCGTGTTCAAGGTGGTGGCGTGGGTAATCCTGGTAGTTTGTTTGGTAAAGGGGATAATCCTCTATTTTCAGATAGAAAAGCTATGAATGTAAATGATATTGTCACAGTAATCATATCAGAAAACGCCAATCAAAGCTCACAATCTAACCGCTCAACAACTAAAGATAGCACAACAGCATTAAATGGTGGATCATTTACCACACCGGCTGGATCACCGCTACAAGGGCCACTTAATGATGTTAATAAAATTGCTGGAATTGGATTTAGTGCTGGTGGAGCTAATAGCTATAGCGGAAGTGGCACGGCTAGTAGGGTAGAGACCTTTACTACTACTGTTTCAGCTAGGATTATCAAGGTTTTGACTAATGGTAATTACTTTATTGAAGGTAGCAAAGAGATATTATTAAATAACGAAAAGCAGATAATGCAAATTAGCGGCGTGATAAGACCTTATGACATTAGTCAAAATAATGAGATAGAATCAAGATATATATCAGATGCCAAGATACTATATCGCACCGAAGGGGATTT is part of the Campylobacter lanienae NCTC 13004 genome and harbors:
- a CDS encoding DUF2920 family protein, which produces MIRTKSYKIDGVNDAELDIKRKSKLEFKLTYDNNKEIRSLITIIPGLGEDGDSYYRDKLAHSIARDMDAAVITANYFAIKSNPPGAKFSIDKIDELILKTVASSINRPIPDDVELTKMKSDEIWEYLNSYLYNFIGMQKVAGKLNLTFKLPFHLTLTPPNDEYQNFGLMAALDVINATLHVQSNPPFKVANSNGWGLAKIYVGSSHGGYIANLCAKYAPWAVDGILDNCGWNLSTNIFDKQDYQRGAFRTIGFGKEIDFMKYRRDSRDNENFHLCVSDKTHWTSNSQSPNYFSRSRYEIRDTNEPNHLLIQAKYPKPIFKSYHVQNDKVAPIGEKIEFYKQLKNLGFDATLDIVSDKSRVDGKFIKNLDHGMGMSMKLLVANNYEWMLDKIAKNKRPKYEPNIEFQTSQYIYKFTQQDNQISLKCTKIAD
- a CDS encoding acetate kinase, with product MKILVINSGSSSIKFKLYDMDNESVMCKGLIEQIGSENSYAKIVTACGKTKDRATHIIDHAQGIDIMNELLFNSGIIKSLDDIDGVGHRVVQGADIFTDAILIDESVMKKIEELIPLAPLHNPAHLAGMKETLKLRPDIPNVAVFDTVFHQTMPKVSYMYALPLEFYEKYKIRKYGFHGTSHQFVSKAGAEILGIEYSKFNCITLHLGNGASIAAIKNGKCIDTTMGLTPLEGLMMGTRCGSIDPAIMPFLMRNANLSGEEVDNIMNKKSGLLAIGGTNDMREIEKRMDAGDENAKLAFDMFVLRVKKYIGSYIAILGQIDAIIFTAGIGENDARVREAVCNGLEIFGIKIDKDKNMEPKDEPRRIGHADTKIKIIIVPTDEELAIAQDTIRVINNLKYKKAIDDTD
- the pta gene encoding phosphate acetyltransferase; protein product: MLKAIYILKSDYENSEFKAKLNSKLPQSVTFLPISFDNQDSFRVFSLDEAINLLKNQKENELIKAIIAKFDSIKDNFIIVVGSDDELLDTLIAKNLNAPFLLSDKTAYKAGFLGFKSFTNIDDIATLESNYITPLKFETILYQKAAQKPKIVVLPESDDDRVLKACDILLASKAVSITLLGDRDKIDKRAKDLGLNLTKANIINPDKSELIDEFATTLYELRKNKGLELDQAKELIKDRTYFGTMLVYKGLANAMVSGANTTTAQTIRPALQFIKTKPGVSSVSGSFIMCVNGQIHFYADCAIIPNPTPKDLATTAISTAQIAREFGFEPKIAMLSYSTGDSGSGASVDSVIEATKILKELDPSLDVEGPIQFDAAVDSVVAAKKLPNSKVAGNANVFIFPDLNSGNICYKAVQRSSNALAIGPILQGLNKPINDLSRGCLVDDIINTILISAIQGE
- the flgH gene encoding flagellar basal body L-ring protein FlgH; this encodes MKRSSFFVLFCLVGFSGCGTGANPHISMEPPAYVEEMPSRVQGGGVGNPGSLFGKGDNPLFSDRKAMNVNDIVTVIISENANQSSQSNRSTTKDSTTALNGGSFTTPAGSPLQGPLNDVNKIAGIGFSAGGANSYSGSGTASRVETFTTTVSARIIKVLTNGNYFIEGSKEILLNNEKQIMQISGVIRPYDISQNNEIESRYISDAKILYRTEGDLQRAMDKPWGTRVLETIWPF